The Haloplanus sp. GDY1 genomic sequence GGTCGCTCCTTCTCGACCGTCTCGTAGAAGTCGAACCGGGCAACCAGTTCCTCGCGGAGGGTACTGGGCGGGACGAGTTCGTCGATCACCACCTCGCTCGCCATCCGGTGGACGTCTATCTCCTCGCGGTACTCCTCGCGCAGTTCCGCCTCCCGTCGCTCGCGCTCCTCGGGGTCGTCGATGTCGGCGAGTTTGCGGGCGTAGACGGCGTTGATCGCCGCCTCCGGCCCCATGATCGCGATTTCGGCGCCGGGGAGCCCCAGCGTCGACTCGGTGTCGTAGGCCGGCCCCGACATGGCGTAGATGCCCGCGCCGTAGGCCTTCCGCACCACGACGCACTGCTTGGGCACCGTCGCCGCCGAGGTGGCGTAGATCATCTTCTTGCCCTGTTCGAGGATTCCCTCCTTCTCGACGCTCGATCCCGCCATAAAGCCCGGCGTGTCACAGAGGTAGCACAGGGGAATCCCGTAGGCGTCGCAGGTCCAGACGAACTCGGCGGCCTTCGCCGCGGAGTCGGGGAAGATGGCGCCAGCGCGGACGGCCGGCTGGTTGGCGACGACGCCCACCGGTCGGCCGTCGAACCGGGCGAAGGCGGTGACGATTTCGGCGCCGAAGTCGGGTCTCAGCTCCAGCACCGACCCCTCGTCGGCGATCCGGTCGAGCAGGTCACGCACGTCGTACCCCTCCCGCTGTGCCTCCGGAACGACGGAATCGATCCCCTCGGGCGACTTCGCGGGGGCGCGCCCCTCGGTCCGTGGCGGATCGGCGTCGGCGTTGTCGGGGAGGTAGGAGAGCAGTCGCGCGACGAGCGCGCGGGCCTCCCGTTCGTCGCTGGCGACCAGGTCCGCACTCCCCGACTCGGCGGCGTGGACCGCCGGCCCGCCCAGTTCGTCCAGGGTTATCTCCTCGCCGGTGACCATCTCGACCATCCGCGGCGAGGCGATGGCCATCGCGGAGCCCTCGACCATGACGGTGAAGTCGGCGAAGACGGGGGTGTA encodes the following:
- a CDS encoding acyl-CoA carboxylase subunit beta is translated as MDVRVAGATAEEAAAIARALATRFGEHVRVFAGRDEADPVAESDPPAGPEGPADDGAGPTDREEALWEEIADILEGGPEKYRERQREAGKLFVRDRLDLWFPDGLTFEDGKFANFDAWHPSATGADADETGDGDRLPADGLLTGAANFEGREVHFMANDYTVKAGSMAEKGVEKFLRMQERALKTGRPVLYLMDSSGGRIDQQTGFFANREGIGKFYYNHSRLSGRVPQVCVLYGPCIAGAAYTPVFADFTVMVEGSAMAIASPRMVEMVTGEEITLDELGGPAVHAAESGSADLVASDEREARALVARLLSYLPDNADADPPRTEGRAPAKSPEGIDSVVPEAQREGYDVRDLLDRIADEGSVLELRPDFGAEIVTAFARFDGRPVGVVANQPAVRAGAIFPDSAAKAAEFVWTCDAYGIPLCYLCDTPGFMAGSSVEKEGILEQGKKMIYATSAATVPKQCVVVRKAYGAGIYAMSGPAYDTESTLGLPGAEIAIMGPEAAINAVYARKLADIDDPEERERREAELREEYREEIDVHRMASEVVIDELVPPSTLREELVARFDFYETVEKERPAKKHGTIL